The following are encoded together in the Acetobacter vaccinii genome:
- a CDS encoding biotin-independent malonate decarboxylase subunit gamma: MAPADLLAALFPEGHNVTPGAENTLLGTAIVANESVAVLGITDATPLSPEIAITLAGFVLDIIRAGEKTPIVLLIDTASQRMTRRDEMLGLNEYLGHLAKVITLAGAQGHRTVGILYGTAAAGAFIATALATQTLIALDGAHPSVMDLPSIARVTKLPLDVLTEKAASTPIFAPGVVPLAAMGAVAEVWAAADGPLAPRLATVLATSSNQDTRDVLGAERGGRKQAHDVALRVAAAFLKPASGEGAI; encoded by the coding sequence ATGGCGCCCGCTGATCTGCTTGCCGCCCTCTTCCCCGAGGGCCACAACGTCACCCCCGGAGCGGAGAATACTCTTCTGGGCACGGCGATCGTAGCGAACGAAAGTGTCGCCGTTCTGGGGATAACGGATGCCACGCCCCTAAGCCCGGAGATCGCCATCACCCTCGCCGGGTTTGTGCTCGATATCATCCGTGCTGGAGAGAAAACGCCGATCGTCCTGCTGATCGACACGGCAAGCCAGCGTATGACGCGGCGCGATGAAATGCTCGGCCTGAATGAATATCTCGGGCATCTTGCCAAGGTAATTACCTTGGCCGGTGCGCAGGGGCATCGGACAGTCGGGATTCTGTATGGCACGGCGGCGGCCGGAGCATTTATTGCAACGGCCCTTGCCACGCAAACGCTGATCGCGCTGGATGGCGCGCATCCCAGCGTCATGGATCTGCCATCCATCGCGCGTGTGACCAAGTTACCTTTGGACGTGTTGACTGAAAAAGCAGCCTCGACCCCCATTTTTGCGCCTGGTGTTGTACCGCTCGCAGCAATGGGTGCCGTCGCTGAGGTCTGGGCCGCAGCCGATGGTCCACTCGCACCCCGTCTTGCAACCGTGCTGGCAACATCATCCAATCAGGACACGCGCGATGTACTCGGTGCCGAGCGGGGAGGTCGTAAACAGGCGCATGACGTCGCCTTACGGGTCGCAGCTGCTTTTCTGAAGCCAGCCTCTGGAGAAGGTGCGATCTGA
- a CDS encoding biotin-independent malonate decarboxylase subunit beta, with protein MIPKNISKAASWYESSARDRINGLLDHGSFREILGPEAGVISPHLALFDLPPAFDDGMIIGRGTMNGHPVAIAAQEGQFMGGTFAEVSGAKLVGLLRAATAAADTAQAVSTVFLLLDTGGVRLQEANAGEMAVSETVRALLEARSAGIAVIALIGGRAGAFGGGGIVTACCSHVIISEQGRISISGPEVIETNKGAEEFDSRDRALVWRVTGGRSRALLGGADSYVKGDVASFRQAAAVTRNTLPDFSLATLDAEQKRLEERLNAYGDCRDTPEIWARAGIDDPKNVSELSDDAFIALLAEKGHAHGAR; from the coding sequence ATGATCCCCAAAAATATTTCCAAGGCCGCATCCTGGTATGAATCCTCGGCGCGTGACCGGATTAACGGCCTGCTTGATCACGGGAGCTTCAGGGAGATCCTCGGCCCCGAAGCCGGTGTGATCAGCCCGCATCTTGCCCTGTTCGATCTGCCACCTGCCTTTGACGATGGCATGATTATCGGCCGGGGCACCATGAATGGCCACCCCGTCGCCATCGCGGCACAGGAAGGCCAGTTCATGGGCGGCACCTTTGCCGAGGTGAGCGGTGCCAAACTCGTGGGGCTATTGCGGGCAGCGACAGCCGCGGCCGACACGGCGCAGGCGGTATCAACCGTTTTCCTGCTGCTCGATACGGGCGGCGTACGCCTTCAGGAAGCCAATGCCGGAGAAATGGCTGTTTCCGAAACGGTAAGAGCCCTCCTGGAAGCCCGTAGCGCGGGGATTGCGGTCATCGCACTGATCGGTGGCCGGGCTGGAGCTTTTGGCGGTGGTGGCATCGTCACTGCCTGCTGCTCGCATGTCATCATCTCGGAACAGGGCCGTATTTCCATCAGCGGACCGGAAGTCATCGAGACAAACAAAGGCGCAGAGGAGTTTGACTCCCGTGATCGTGCTCTTGTCTGGCGTGTGACCGGCGGGCGGAGCCGCGCTTTGCTCGGCGGGGCCGACAGCTACGTTAAAGGCGATGTGGCAAGCTTTCGTCAGGCGGCGGCGGTTACCCGCAATACGCTGCCCGATTTCTCTCTGGCAACACTTGATGCCGAGCAGAAGCGCCTCGAAGAACGACTGAATGCCTATGGGGATTGCCGCGATACACCCGAGATATGGGCGCGTGCCGGAATAGATGACCCCAAGAACGTGTCTGAACTCAGTGACGACGCTTTTATCGCTCTACTTGCCGAGAAGGGACACGCCCATGGCGCCCGCTGA
- the mdcC gene encoding malonate decarboxylase acyl carrier protein gives MEKFTISTRAQRPLSGTTRQAILGVVASGNLELLFERIGGDTVEINILTASTGYRTVWEAVIRDFVERTSPGGVRITIHDNGARPDTVMLRLMQGAKMLEMPS, from the coding sequence ATGGAAAAATTTACCATCAGCACCCGTGCGCAGCGCCCCCTGTCGGGCACAACTCGGCAGGCCATCCTCGGCGTCGTCGCATCGGGTAATCTCGAACTCCTGTTTGAACGGATCGGTGGCGACACAGTCGAGATCAATATCCTGACGGCCTCAACAGGGTATCGCACTGTCTGGGAAGCCGTCATCCGCGATTTCGTGGAGCGGACCTCACCAGGGGGGGTGCGCATTACCATCCATGACAACGGTGCACGCCCCGATACGGTGATGCTGCGCCTGATGCAGGGAGCGAAAATGCTGGAGATGCCCTCATGA
- the mdcA gene encoding malonate decarboxylase subunit alpha: MSMWTKQATERARRLNAAAPLTDGKVVAGDNVTALLERIICSEDRVCLEGDNQKQADFLASCLTEVDPGLIHDLHIVQSGLVLSEHLDLFRLGIARKLDFSYSGPQSAAIARALDQGKIELGAIHTYIELFARYYIDLTPNVALIAAVSADRDGNLYTGPNTEDTPTIVEATAYKSGIVVAQVNRIVDRVPRVDIPADQIDFIVEAPRPFYVEPLFTRDPGAVTDTQVFMAMMALKGIYAKYRPKRLNHGIGFSTAAIELLLPTYGEELGLRGNVATHWALNPHPTLIPAIESGWVQQIHCFGSEVGMDAYMSARPDVYFTGKDGTLRSNRLLCQNAGLYACDMFIGSTLQIDLAGNSSTVTPDRIAGFGGAPNMGADAHGRRHTSDAWLKAGYEAAGAEGPLVRGRKLVVQMVETFGDGMKPAFVEELDSIALARKLNMPLAPVMIFGDDVTHIVTEEGIANLLLCRSTDDIEQAIRGVAGYTPVGMARDHAKVAELRARGVIQRPEDLGIDPLKANRNLLAARSIRDLVTWSDGLYAPPSKFRNW, encoded by the coding sequence ATGAGTATGTGGACGAAGCAGGCGACGGAACGGGCACGGCGACTGAATGCCGCAGCGCCGCTGACAGACGGCAAGGTCGTCGCCGGAGATAACGTGACCGCTCTTCTCGAGCGCATCATCTGCAGCGAAGATCGTGTGTGTCTTGAAGGCGATAATCAGAAACAGGCGGATTTTCTCGCGAGTTGCCTGACGGAAGTTGACCCGGGGCTCATCCACGACCTTCATATCGTGCAGTCAGGGCTGGTTCTCTCGGAACATCTCGATCTCTTCCGCCTCGGCATCGCCCGCAAGCTCGATTTTTCCTATTCCGGCCCGCAATCAGCAGCAATTGCCCGCGCGCTGGACCAAGGCAAGATCGAACTGGGCGCCATCCACACCTATATCGAACTCTTCGCGCGCTACTACATCGATCTCACGCCGAATGTAGCGCTGATCGCTGCTGTCAGTGCAGATCGGGACGGCAATCTCTATACCGGTCCGAATACGGAAGACACGCCGACAATCGTTGAGGCAACTGCCTATAAAAGCGGTATCGTCGTAGCCCAGGTGAACCGGATCGTCGATCGGGTGCCCCGCGTGGACATTCCCGCCGATCAGATCGACTTCATCGTCGAAGCCCCCAGGCCATTCTACGTAGAACCTCTCTTCACCCGCGACCCTGGTGCGGTGACGGACACACAGGTCTTCATGGCTATGATGGCGCTGAAAGGTATTTACGCAAAATACCGGCCCAAACGCCTCAACCATGGCATCGGTTTCTCCACCGCAGCCATCGAACTGCTACTGCCCACCTATGGCGAAGAACTCGGCCTGCGCGGTAACGTGGCGACGCATTGGGCGCTGAACCCGCATCCGACGCTGATCCCTGCCATCGAAAGCGGCTGGGTCCAGCAGATACACTGCTTCGGCAGCGAGGTTGGCATGGATGCCTATATGTCAGCCCGACCCGACGTCTATTTCACTGGCAAGGACGGCACACTGCGCTCCAATCGTCTGCTATGCCAGAATGCCGGGCTCTACGCCTGTGACATGTTCATAGGCTCGACACTCCAGATCGATCTCGCTGGCAATTCCTCCACCGTCACCCCAGACCGGATCGCAGGGTTCGGTGGAGCGCCTAACATGGGGGCGGATGCCCATGGCCGTCGTCATACGTCGGATGCCTGGCTCAAAGCTGGGTACGAGGCGGCAGGAGCAGAAGGGCCATTGGTGCGCGGCCGCAAGCTTGTCGTTCAGATGGTTGAAACCTTTGGCGACGGAATGAAGCCGGCCTTCGTCGAAGAACTTGATAGCATCGCTCTGGCGCGCAAGCTCAATATGCCGCTCGCCCCCGTCATGATCTTCGGCGATGACGTAACGCATATCGTCACCGAAGAGGGTATCGCCAATCTCCTTCTATGCCGGAGCACTGACGATATCGAACAGGCCATCCGCGGCGTGGCGGGCTACACCCCCGTTGGCATGGCGCGTGACCACGCGAAGGTGGCGGAATTACGGGCACGCGGTGTCATTCAGCGTCCTGAAGATCTGGGCATCGACCCACTTAAGGCCAACCGCAATCTTCTGGCAGCACGATCCATCCGCGATCTCGTAACCTGGTCGGACGGGCTTTATGCACCGCCGTCAAAATTCCGGAACTGGTGA
- a CDS encoding LysR family transcriptional regulator, with amino-acid sequence MLDTGLLESFLAVVEEGSFTLAAERIGRTQSTVSQQIRRLEEQLGQRLLHRSTHHVTVLPDGERLLPHARRILGAIMEAERDLGGSSLSGHVSLGVAEDFATSRLPDILRRFRRFYPQVTLQVEIGLSGNLKDKLHAGFFDAILIKTKTVSAGTEPLMADPLVWVASPDEPMIYRQRPLPLALHPEPSVTRGMVIEALKAAGIPFTIAHTSLSITGLRAGVIAGMGISAFGRSFIPDGMQIIDTQAIDLPRLADLSFVVELQDGKHDSLAVTALIQAIRENIALLDQHTLPQGGRAGLV; translated from the coding sequence ATGCTTGATACTGGCCTTCTCGAAAGTTTCCTTGCTGTTGTTGAAGAGGGAAGCTTCACCCTCGCCGCCGAGAGGATCGGGCGAACACAATCCACTGTGAGCCAGCAGATCCGTCGGCTGGAGGAGCAGTTGGGCCAGCGCCTGCTCCATCGGTCGACGCATCATGTGACGGTGTTGCCGGATGGCGAGCGGCTGCTCCCTCATGCGCGGCGCATCCTTGGCGCGATCATGGAAGCCGAGCGAGATCTTGGCGGGTCGAGCCTGAGTGGGCATGTCAGTCTCGGCGTGGCGGAGGATTTCGCGACATCACGCCTGCCGGATATTTTGAGGCGGTTTCGTCGGTTTTATCCGCAGGTGACGTTACAGGTGGAAATCGGGCTTAGTGGCAATTTAAAGGACAAACTCCATGCAGGGTTTTTCGATGCCATTCTGATAAAAACCAAAACTGTATCCGCAGGGACCGAACCGCTCATGGCGGACCCATTGGTCTGGGTGGCGTCGCCCGATGAGCCCATGATCTATCGGCAGCGGCCCTTGCCCCTTGCGCTTCATCCCGAACCCAGTGTGACCCGCGGAATGGTAATCGAGGCCCTGAAGGCGGCCGGAATTCCCTTCACGATTGCCCATACGAGTTTGAGCATCACCGGACTACGCGCCGGGGTCATCGCGGGCATGGGTATATCGGCGTTCGGGCGTAGTTTCATCCCGGATGGGATGCAAATTATTGATACGCAGGCTATTGATCTGCCACGCTTGGCCGATCTGTCTTTCGTCGTTGAATTGCAGGATGGTAAGCATGATAGCCTCGCGGTGACAGCACTAATCCAGGCCATTCGAGAAAATATCGCCTTGTTGGATCAACACACCCTTCCTCAGGGGGGCAGGGCAGGACTAGTGTGA
- a CDS encoding transposase has translation MMGDRTKIQEALFYEFRLEDHVPAGHLLRSIDRFVDMDGLREHLRPFYSGTGRPSIDPELIIRMLIVGYVMGIRSERRLCEEVHLNLAYRWFCGLGLNGPVPDHSTFSKNRHGRFRESDLLRQMFEMTVRQCIAKGLVGGEGFAVDASTIKADANRQRSVPSPDKLPIEAHRAVREYFSVLDDAAFGSATPVQPKYISPIDPAARWNAASGGLAYYAYCTNYLIDLKSAVIMDVETTTAIRQAEVTAQRRMIERTQETFGIWPERLAADTAYGSAENLAWLVHERGIEPHIPVFDKSARQDGTFERRDFTYDHVHDLYVCPGGQELKQQWRKINSDRPNTPPDNLLRYRSSKLACDVCTLKQKCCPNQPNRKVLRSVHEGARDMARDIALTDAYIVSRRERKKVEMLFAHLKRILKIDRLRLRGPNGARDEFHLAAAAQNLRKMAKLIPTGAPALST, from the coding sequence ATGATGGGTGATCGAACGAAAATACAGGAGGCACTGTTCTACGAGTTCCGTCTTGAAGATCATGTGCCAGCTGGCCACCTTTTGCGTTCAATTGATCGCTTTGTTGATATGGACGGCCTGCGTGAGCATCTTCGCCCATTTTACAGCGGCACGGGGCGGCCTTCGATCGATCCCGAACTGATCATCAGGATGTTAATCGTTGGCTACGTGATGGGTATTCGATCCGAGCGACGGTTATGCGAAGAAGTCCATCTTAACCTGGCCTACCGGTGGTTCTGTGGCCTTGGTCTCAACGGCCCTGTGCCTGATCATTCGACATTCTCGAAAAACCGGCACGGACGCTTCCGGGAGAGTGATCTGCTTCGCCAAATGTTCGAAATGACCGTCAGGCAGTGCATCGCCAAGGGGCTGGTGGGCGGTGAAGGCTTTGCGGTCGATGCCAGCACGATCAAGGCCGACGCTAATCGGCAGCGCAGTGTTCCGAGCCCAGACAAGCTGCCAATTGAGGCCCATCGTGCTGTGCGAGAGTATTTCTCGGTGCTGGACGATGCTGCATTTGGGTCTGCTACGCCCGTACAACCAAAATATATCTCTCCGATCGATCCTGCGGCACGTTGGAACGCTGCAAGCGGTGGCCTAGCTTATTATGCCTACTGCACAAATTACCTCATCGACCTTAAATCGGCTGTCATCATGGATGTAGAAACCACGACAGCCATCCGGCAGGCCGAGGTTACGGCGCAACGCCGAATGATAGAGCGTACGCAGGAAACATTTGGGATATGGCCCGAAAGGCTTGCTGCGGATACAGCTTATGGATCCGCTGAAAATCTTGCGTGGCTGGTTCATGAGCGTGGCATAGAACCTCACATTCCGGTCTTCGACAAATCTGCCCGGCAGGACGGGACTTTCGAACGCCGAGATTTCACATATGACCACGTGCACGATCTTTACGTCTGTCCTGGTGGACAGGAACTGAAGCAGCAGTGGCGCAAGATCAACTCGGATCGACCAAACACCCCTCCCGATAACCTACTTCGATACCGTTCGTCGAAACTGGCGTGCGACGTATGCACTCTCAAACAAAAATGCTGCCCCAATCAGCCCAATCGTAAGGTTCTGCGCTCTGTTCATGAAGGTGCTCGTGATATGGCCCGCGACATTGCCTTAACCGACGCCTATATTGTCTCCAGACGAGAACGGAAGAAGGTCGAAATGCTGTTTGCTCACCTCAAGCGCATTTTGAAGATCGATCGGTTGAGGCTCAGAGGACCAAACGGCGCCCGTGATGAGTTTCATCTCGCCGCAGCTGCCCAAAATCTCCGCAAAATGGCGAAACTGATACCTACCGGAGCGCCTGCCTTATCCACCTGA
- a CDS encoding TonB-dependent siderophore receptor yields the protein MTLHPVTHLRVTALLASTFLSLGGISAVQAEDIVKKKTNTSEVFEKKSVNNKQSAAKKTTKQKSIANVASKTDESILVRARRWDHGSYTAPETSASTGLPLSLRETPQTVTVMTRQVMDDQQINTLDDVLNTTPGVTSYANDNAGRTTYRARGFDITNYKIDGMQIDASTSFGGVGSSMNMDLYDNVQIVRGANGLLGGTGDPSATIYLQRKAPQREFSANGLLRLGNWNEHRVMADLNTPLNHSGTIRSRYVFSWDDTDTFRVREHVNRIGALANFTADISSRDTLNFGFQYERTRNDGASWGTNVPIWYADGTKTNLPRSTNPAADWSQATRDQYTAFINYDHDFSAGWHLKAGYMRTQGSSYNNLGVAKINNASRGTYGGFWNQDGTGAYLNALHAEYEDARDNADVHISGPIHVFGRKHQLVFGFNGYNDELTQYSFSKALGNCSIAGVTPYSGCQYRAIGLPIDNWQTWNGSYPNFATHRTHAREVDVTRNYGAYASGRFVLAKGLSLILGGRMSSYQAYTGTYNTANKYSGSTSTGQQNAVLTPYAGMVYDFTKTMSIYGSYTNVYTPQSNLRDVNNKPLDPVMGKSYETGLKGAFFKQRLNTSLAFYLNRQNNVAQATGSTNSTTGEAIYQSVNGVKTEGIDFDASGELLPGWNVFFGYSYLYEKGLSYRQDPHHLVRLTTSYTFPGKLHHLTVGGGISSQSSTEWSTNPGRPLGNGKYDSSNLRVKGYTLINIMARYRVANWLDIAGNITNLTDRTYVRQEGFYDGMIYGEPRTFSFTLRGHY from the coding sequence GTGACCCTCCACCCTGTAACCCATCTTCGAGTGACTGCCCTGCTGGCCTCAACGTTCCTTTCTCTAGGAGGAATATCTGCTGTTCAGGCAGAAGATATCGTAAAGAAGAAAACAAATACGAGCGAAGTTTTTGAAAAAAAATCCGTAAATAACAAACAATCAGCTGCAAAAAAGACTACAAAACAAAAAAGTATTGCCAATGTTGCATCCAAAACTGATGAAAGTATTCTTGTACGAGCCAGACGGTGGGACCACGGAAGTTATACAGCACCAGAAACAAGTGCTTCCACGGGGTTGCCATTAAGCTTACGGGAAACACCGCAGACAGTCACGGTTATGACGCGGCAGGTTATGGATGATCAGCAGATCAATACCCTGGATGACGTTCTGAATACCACGCCTGGCGTTACATCCTATGCAAACGACAACGCTGGCAGAACAACATATCGCGCACGTGGCTTCGACATTACCAACTACAAGATTGATGGCATGCAGATTGATGCCTCAACAAGCTTTGGTGGTGTTGGCTCATCCATGAATATGGACCTGTATGATAATGTGCAGATCGTCCGTGGGGCCAACGGCCTTCTGGGTGGAACGGGGGACCCATCCGCAACAATCTACTTGCAACGTAAAGCACCTCAGAGAGAATTTTCGGCGAATGGTCTTTTAAGACTAGGAAACTGGAACGAGCACCGCGTCATGGCGGACCTCAATACTCCTCTTAATCATTCAGGAACTATTCGTAGCAGATATGTGTTTTCGTGGGATGATACCGATACCTTCAGGGTAAGAGAACACGTCAACCGTATTGGGGCTCTTGCGAACTTCACAGCAGATATCTCTTCGCGAGATACGCTGAATTTCGGATTTCAATATGAAAGAACCCGTAATGATGGTGCATCCTGGGGAACCAATGTTCCTATATGGTATGCAGATGGAACAAAAACCAATCTACCACGTAGCACCAACCCTGCTGCGGACTGGAGCCAGGCCACGCGTGACCAGTATACGGCGTTTATCAACTACGATCATGATTTCTCAGCAGGCTGGCATCTGAAAGCCGGCTATATGCGTACTCAGGGGAGTTCTTATAACAACCTTGGTGTCGCAAAAATTAATAACGCATCACGGGGAACTTATGGAGGGTTTTGGAATCAGGATGGGACTGGAGCGTATCTGAACGCCCTTCATGCTGAGTATGAAGATGCGCGGGATAATGCTGACGTCCATATCTCTGGGCCCATTCATGTTTTCGGTCGCAAACATCAACTGGTCTTTGGTTTCAACGGATATAATGATGAACTGACACAGTATTCATTCAGTAAGGCTTTAGGAAACTGCTCGATTGCAGGTGTCACCCCCTATTCAGGGTGTCAGTATCGGGCAATCGGTCTTCCTATTGATAACTGGCAGACATGGAACGGATCTTACCCTAATTTTGCAACGCACCGCACACACGCGCGTGAGGTTGATGTCACCCGAAATTACGGTGCGTATGCTTCTGGTCGGTTTGTTCTAGCCAAAGGGCTTTCCCTTATTCTGGGGGGGCGCATGAGCAGTTATCAAGCTTACACCGGCACGTATAATACAGCCAACAAATACTCAGGATCCACCAGTACAGGTCAGCAAAACGCTGTCCTGACCCCTTATGCTGGTATGGTCTATGACTTTACAAAGACCATGTCGATTTATGGAAGCTATACAAACGTTTACACACCTCAGTCGAACCTGCGGGACGTCAACAACAAACCCCTCGATCCGGTCATGGGAAAAAGCTATGAAACGGGCTTGAAAGGTGCGTTCTTCAAGCAGCGCCTGAACACGTCTCTCGCATTTTATCTCAACCGTCAAAACAATGTTGCCCAGGCAACTGGCTCAACAAATTCAACCACCGGGGAAGCTATTTATCAGTCTGTCAATGGTGTGAAGACTGAAGGTATTGATTTTGATGCTTCGGGTGAGCTTCTACCTGGTTGGAACGTATTCTTTGGTTACAGCTATCTCTACGAAAAAGGTTTGAGCTATCGTCAGGATCCCCATCACCTTGTGCGTCTTACAACAAGTTATACTTTCCCTGGAAAACTCCATCATCTGACTGTTGGTGGTGGCATCTCCAGCCAGTCCAGTACAGAATGGTCCACCAATCCCGGGCGTCCTCTTGGGAATGGCAAGTATGATTCTTCCAACCTTCGTGTCAAAGGCTACACGCTCATTAATATCATGGCGCGGTATCGTGTTGCCAACTGGCTTGATATTGCCGGGAACATTACCAATCTCACAGACCGGACTTACGTGCGTCAGGAGGGGTTTTACGACGGCATGATCTATGGCGAGCCACGTACTTTTAGCTTTACCTTACGTGGTCATTATTGA
- a CDS encoding IS481 family transposase yields MLQIHPQARTTPAVRADIARSSEPTSVLARRYGISDETVRKWRRRGPDACQDRSSRPWKLAWKASEEERAIVCQLRRSTGFGLDDLTFVARHFLPHLKRDNIWRILKDAGLNRLPPASKAGPVRGQGTFRDYDPGYVHIDVKHLPKLQTADGERRKRFLYVAIDRCSRSVHLAVYDAENADNSVDFLKAVKTTFPFRITHILTDRGSCFTADAFEKACHDMGIDRRRTKAYSPQTNGMVERFNGRVATEVLPVCVSSHKDLEILLRGFCFAYNHRPQRVLGGITPAQCIMSWLEKHPASRNPDYVKPANRDIMKQIDEILDYANDVSQPDS; encoded by the coding sequence ATGCTTCAGATCCATCCACAGGCACGCACGACACCAGCGGTCCGGGCTGACATAGCGCGTTCGTCAGAACCGACATCCGTGCTCGCCAGACGCTACGGGATCAGCGATGAAACTGTCCGCAAGTGGCGCAGGCGTGGTCCAGACGCCTGCCAGGACCGCAGCAGCCGTCCCTGGAAACTGGCCTGGAAAGCCTCGGAGGAAGAGCGTGCCATTGTCTGTCAGCTTCGGCGTTCGACCGGTTTTGGCCTGGATGATCTGACCTTCGTCGCGCGGCATTTCCTGCCACATCTGAAACGGGACAATATCTGGCGTATTCTGAAAGATGCTGGACTGAACAGGTTACCTCCCGCTTCAAAGGCCGGGCCTGTGCGTGGACAGGGAACATTCCGGGATTACGATCCCGGTTATGTCCATATCGATGTAAAACATCTGCCTAAATTGCAGACAGCAGATGGAGAACGGCGGAAACGTTTTCTCTATGTCGCCATCGATAGATGCTCCCGCTCGGTCCATCTGGCCGTCTATGACGCAGAGAATGCCGATAATTCCGTCGATTTCCTCAAAGCTGTCAAAACTACCTTTCCTTTCCGGATCACCCATATTCTGACCGATCGTGGCTCCTGCTTTACGGCGGATGCCTTCGAAAAAGCCTGTCATGACATGGGTATCGACCGACGCCGGACCAAAGCTTACTCCCCTCAGACCAACGGAATGGTCGAACGCTTCAATGGCCGTGTCGCGACAGAGGTGTTACCGGTCTGTGTCTCAAGCCATAAGGATCTGGAAATTCTGCTCAGAGGCTTCTGTTTCGCTTACAATCATCGCCCGCAGCGTGTTCTGGGCGGCATAACTCCCGCCCAATGCATCATGTCGTGGCTTGAAAAACATCCCGCGTCTCGTAATCCTGATTACGTCAAACCAGCCAATCGTGACATCATGAAGCAGATCGACGAAATCCTCGATTATGCCAATGACGTCTCACAACCTGACAGCTAG